The Anas platyrhynchos isolate ZD024472 breed Pekin duck chromosome 3, IASCAAS_PekinDuck_T2T, whole genome shotgun sequence genome includes a window with the following:
- the ELOVL4 gene encoding very long chain fatty acid elongase 4, which translates to MGAAAAEPPRAAGLVSSVLNDTLEFYRWTWSIRDKRVDDWPLMQSPFPTLTISTIYLLTVWLGPKWMKTREPFQLRFLLVVYNFGMVLLNFFIFKELFLSSRARGYSYVCQTVDYSDNVYEVRIAAALWWYYVSKGIEYLDTVFFILRKKFNQISFLHVYHHFTMFTLWWIGIKWVAGGQAFFGAQMNAFIHVIMYMYYGLAACGPKFQKYLWWKRYLTILQLVQFHVTIGHTALSIYIDCPFPKWMHWGVIFYAVTFIFLFGNFYYRTYKLPKEPVKNGKIANGAVANGVSKAENNPVVENGKKQKKGKAKGE; encoded by the exons ATGGGTGCCGCTGCCGCCGAGCCCCCCCGCGCCGCCGGCCTCGTGTCCAGCGTGCTGAACGACACCCTCGAGTTCTACCGCTGGACCTGGAGCATCCGAG ACAAGCGTGTTGATGATTGGCCCTTGATGCAGTCTCCATTTCCAACACTGACTATAAGCACTATTTATCTCCTCACTGTTTGGCTGGGCCCCAAATGGATGAAGACAAGAGAGCCCTTCCAGTTACGTTTCCTGTTGGTTGTTTACAACTTTGGAATGGTTCTACTCaacttcttcattttcaaagag ctgtttttgtCATCACGAGCTCGAGGATACAGCTATGTCTGCCAGACTGTGGATTATTCAGATAATGTATATGAAGTTAGG ATAGCTGCTGCTTTATGGTGGTATTATGTCTCCAAAGGAATTGAATACTTGGATACAGTATTCTTCATCCTGAGGAAGAAATTTAACCAAATTAGTTTCCTTCATGTCTATCACCATTTCACCATGTTCACTTTGTGGTGGATTGGTATTAAGTGGGTTGCAGGTGGACAAG CTTTTTTTGGAGCTCAGATGAATGCATTTATTCATGTCATTATGTACATGTATTACGGATTAGCTGCCTGTGGCCCTAAATTTCAGAAATACCTGTGGTGGAAACGATACTTGACCATATTGCAATTG gtGCAGTTCCATGTGACTATTGGCCACACAGCCTTGTCTATTTATATTGATTGTCCTTTCCCTAAATGGATGCACTGGGGTGTAATTTTCTATGCTGTcaccttcattttcctgtttggtAACTTCTACTATCGGACATATAAGCTGCCCAAGGAACCTGTAAAGAATGGCAAAATAGCAAATGGTGCTGTTGCAAATGGAGTAAGCAAAGCGGAAAATAATCCAGTggtggaaaatggaaaaaagcagaaaaagggaaaagcaaaaggaGAGTAA